One Ignavibacterium sp. DNA segment encodes these proteins:
- a CDS encoding T9SS type A sorting domain-containing protein: MLATVNRGTTSFTDDDFYYTTIKNQYMLYYDVRPYYIVENSYADALWMPVFAEYPFYKTTDSTLILSSGYDNFISNYPNPFNPITNISYSIKDAGLVNIKVFDLLGQQVAELVNEEKEAGYYSITFDASKLPSGIYLYTINSRSFIQTRKMLLIK, from the coding sequence TTGCTTGCTACTGTTAATCGGGGAACTACATCGTTTACTGATGATGATTTTTATTACACCACTATTAAGAATCAGTATATGCTTTATTATGATGTTAGACCTTATTATATAGTAGAAAACTCTTACGCCGATGCACTGTGGATGCCTGTGTTTGCAGAATATCCATTTTACAAAACAACAGATTCCACTTTAATATTATCATCCGGCTATGATAATTTTATTTCAAATTATCCTAATCCTTTTAATCCTATAACTAACATTAGTTACAGTATTAAAGATGCAGGTTTAGTTAACATCAAGGTTTTTGACTTACTTGGACAGCAAGTTGCTGAATTAGTCAATGAAGAAAAAGAAGCTGGTTACTACTCTATTACTTTTGATGCTTCAAAACTTCCATCAGGTATTTATTTATATACTATTAACTCTAGAAGCTTTATACAAACCCGTAAGATGTTGCTGATTAAATAA
- a CDS encoding T9SS type A sorting domain-containing protein gives MKSLKIFIFTVLFISVSSEIFPQSFYFTYSGPTSVVVPYNSNVATATYYFTYYNPGNITLIRPRLTIEFDGTTIAGAICEGNNIYLPGAYSFSLTPGTHTIKLTLSDLGQQSNDCTEANIWQEVEFQVIAYFKVRNENIFGGGSIYVDNYTSTKTSPYDRTAYASFSYAIGAIDQDYGGYHWVWNSSGINNSKWLREPKNSGAIDYSFNRNTTYTVQANDKDTKLIAGLRKIVKPNFQNSFVSLGNGGVITVNNIQYNSPTSTFDVVELNPITAQAIGGLILNAIYYSFDHWSDGSTSAYKTFNPGSTTTYTAYYKGKPSRYDLNLGYNLNLHTSTVVGEPITLYWNEHPNTSVTKYQIWRKEKYNGVTSDPHLLATVNRGTTSFTDDDFNYTTIKNQYMLYYDVRPYYIVENSYADALWMPVFAEYPFYKTTDSTLILSSGYDNFISNYPNPFNPITNISYSIKDAGLVNIKVFDLLGQQVAELVNEEKEAGYYSITFDASKLPSGIYLYTINSRSFIQTRKMLLIK, from the coding sequence ATGAAATCCCTTAAAATTTTTATTTTCACTGTTCTTTTTATTTCAGTAAGTTCTGAAATATTTCCGCAATCTTTTTATTTCACTTATTCAGGTCCAACTTCAGTTGTTGTACCTTACAATTCTAATGTTGCAACCGCTACTTATTATTTCACTTACTATAATCCAGGAAATATCACGTTAATCCGACCCAGACTCACAATTGAGTTTGATGGAACAACAATAGCCGGAGCTATTTGTGAAGGAAACAACATCTATTTACCAGGAGCGTATAGTTTTAGTTTAACACCTGGCACACATACAATAAAACTTACTTTATCTGATCTGGGGCAGCAATCAAATGATTGTACAGAAGCAAATATTTGGCAAGAAGTCGAATTTCAGGTAATTGCGTATTTCAAAGTACGAAATGAAAATATATTTGGTGGCGGTTCAATTTATGTGGATAACTACACATCGACAAAAACTTCTCCGTATGATAGAACTGCTTACGCCAGTTTTAGTTATGCTATTGGTGCTATTGATCAGGATTACGGCGGATATCATTGGGTATGGAATTCATCAGGAATAAATAATAGTAAGTGGTTGAGAGAACCAAAAAATTCCGGAGCAATAGATTATTCTTTTAATCGAAACACAACATACACAGTTCAAGCGAATGATAAAGACACAAAATTAATTGCAGGATTAAGAAAAATAGTAAAACCAAATTTTCAAAACAGTTTTGTAAGTTTAGGTAATGGCGGCGTAATAACGGTTAACAACATCCAATATAATTCTCCTACCTCTACGTTTGATGTTGTAGAGTTAAATCCAATTACTGCACAGGCAATTGGCGGACTAATTTTAAACGCAATTTATTATTCATTTGATCATTGGAGTGACGGCAGTACTTCGGCATATAAAACATTTAATCCGGGCAGCACTACAACTTATACTGCATATTATAAAGGCAAACCTTCTCGTTATGATCTTAATTTAGGTTATAACTTAAACCTGCATACAAGTACTGTTGTTGGTGAACCAATTACTTTATACTGGAATGAACATCCAAACACCAGCGTTACTAAATATCAAATTTGGAGAAAAGAAAAATACAATGGTGTTACCAGCGATCCTCATTTACTTGCTACTGTTAATAGGGGAACTACATCGTTTACTGATGATGATTTTAATTACACCACTATTAAAAATCAGTATATGCTTTATTATGATGTTAGACCTTATTATATAGTAGAAAACTCTTACGCCGATGCACTGTGGATGCCTGTGTTTGCAGAATATCCATTTTACAAAACAACAGATTCCACTTTAATATTATCATCCGGCTATGATAATTTTATTTCAAATTATCCTAATCCTTTTAATCCTATAACTAACATTAGTTACAGTATTAAAGATGCAGGTTTAGTTAACATCAAGGTTTTTGACTTACTTGGACAGCAAGTTGCTGAATTAGTCAATGAAGAAAAAGAAGCTGGTTACTACTCTATTACTTTTGATGCTTCAAAACTTCCATCAGGTATTTATTTATATACTATTAACTCTAGAAGCTTTATACAAACCCGTAAGATGTTGCTGATTAAATAA
- a CDS encoding L-serine ammonia-lyase yields the protein MESIKEIFRIGNGPSSSHTMGPKNAAMIFKTKFNNASSYVATLYGSLAATGKGHLTDAAIIKAFEPKKVTIEWKPEIFLPKHPNGLKLEALDIDKNVIGDWTVYSVGGGKITDFESDETENKLYDLTMMADILAWTKKTGKSFWEYVESVEGVEIYDYLREVWMVMCNSIKRGIENEGILPGGLGLARKASSYFVKAKNYSGSLKGKTLIFSYALAVAEENASGGLISTAPTCGSCGVVPAVLKYLQESFSFSDEKILRALATAGLFGNIVKENASISGAKVGCQGEIGTACSMASAAATQLLGGTPKQIEYAAEMGIEHHLGLTCDPINGLVQVPCIERNAFASERALNTSTFALLSDGRHLVSFDKIVKTMNQTGHDLPSIYKETSEGGMALLDI from the coding sequence ATGGAATCAATTAAAGAAATTTTCAGAATAGGCAATGGTCCTTCCAGCAGTCATACAATGGGACCTAAAAATGCTGCGATGATATTTAAGACAAAGTTTAACAATGCCTCATCTTATGTTGCCACTCTTTACGGAAGTCTTGCAGCTACAGGGAAAGGACATCTTACTGATGCTGCAATTATTAAAGCTTTTGAACCAAAGAAAGTAACAATCGAATGGAAGCCCGAAATATTTTTACCAAAGCACCCAAACGGGTTAAAACTAGAAGCATTGGACATTGATAAAAATGTTATTGGCGATTGGACTGTTTACAGCGTTGGCGGTGGAAAGATTACAGATTTTGAATCTGACGAAACTGAAAATAAGCTTTATGATCTGACAATGATGGCAGATATTCTTGCCTGGACAAAGAAAACAGGAAAGTCTTTCTGGGAATATGTTGAATCTGTTGAGGGGGTTGAAATATATGATTACCTGCGGGAAGTATGGATGGTGATGTGTAACTCTATTAAACGCGGTATAGAGAACGAAGGTATTTTGCCAGGTGGACTGGGCTTAGCAAGAAAAGCTTCTTCGTATTTTGTTAAAGCAAAAAATTACAGCGGCTCATTAAAAGGAAAAACACTTATCTTTTCTTATGCACTTGCTGTTGCAGAAGAAAATGCAAGCGGCGGATTAATAAGTACTGCTCCAACTTGCGGGTCGTGTGGAGTTGTTCCGGCAGTGTTAAAATATTTGCAGGAAAGTTTTTCATTTTCAGATGAAAAAATTTTAAGAGCATTAGCTACTGCCGGACTCTTTGGAAACATAGTTAAGGAAAATGCTTCTATTTCCGGTGCAAAAGTTGGATGTCAGGGTGAAATTGGAACTGCTTGTTCGATGGCTTCGGCAGCGGCTACACAATTACTCGGCGGTACTCCAAAACAAATTGAATATGCCGCTGAAATGGGAATCGAACATCATCTTGGTTTAACCTGCGATCCAATTAATGGCTTAGTACAGGTACCGTGTATTGAAAGAAATGCATTTGCTTCCGAACGTGCATTAAATACTTCTACATTTGCATTATTATCTGATGGAAGACATCTGGTTTCATTTGATAAAATTGTAAAGACAATGAATCAAACCGGGCACGATTTACCCAGCATATATAAAGAAACTTCGGAAGGCGGAATGGCTTTGCTTGATATTTAA
- a CDS encoding PHB depolymerase family esterase, protein MKTLLFFLITFLTIPYNSYSQDIEDTLMLYGRNRFYKIHLPTGYSFQKYYPLVFVFHGGLGNPDIIAKQTKFSEKADKEGFIVVYPYGTGSFNKKLLTWNTWDCCGYADKNDINDVDFIDAVLKRIKSEYLIDEKKIFATGLSNGGMMCYLLACELSEHFAAIAPVAASMFDTVSCNPETEISIIAFNSINDENIPYNGVSEEDTSARMKTLPVEKVIDMWAKNFNCVHIRTSDSSLFQKVNYINEKGVEITLFKMFSGGHSWPGGEKIRKFADNPVKNVSATDIIWEFFKSNPKR, encoded by the coding sequence TTGAAGACCCTATTGTTTTTTCTAATTACTTTTTTAACTATCCCATATAATTCATATAGTCAGGATATTGAAGATACTTTGATGTTATATGGCAGGAATCGATTCTATAAAATTCATCTGCCAACAGGGTATAGTTTTCAGAAATACTACCCTTTAGTTTTTGTATTTCATGGTGGATTAGGAAACCCGGATATAATAGCAAAACAAACGAAGTTTTCTGAAAAAGCTGATAAAGAAGGTTTCATTGTTGTTTACCCTTATGGAACCGGCTCTTTTAATAAAAAACTTTTAACCTGGAATACATGGGATTGCTGCGGATATGCAGACAAAAACGATATTAACGATGTAGATTTTATTGATGCAGTTCTTAAAAGAATAAAATCAGAATATCTGATTGATGAAAAAAAGATTTTTGCCACCGGTTTATCAAATGGCGGGATGATGTGTTATCTGCTGGCTTGCGAGCTTTCTGAACACTTTGCAGCAATCGCACCCGTTGCCGCATCAATGTTTGATACAGTCTCCTGTAATCCTGAAACTGAGATATCAATTATCGCTTTCAACAGTATTAATGATGAAAATATCCCATACAATGGCGTATCAGAAGAAGATACATCAGCCAGAATGAAAACACTTCCGGTTGAAAAAGTTATTGATATGTGGGCAAAAAATTTCAATTGCGTCCATATACGAACATCAGACAGCTCTTTGTTTCAAAAGGTTAATTATATTAATGAAAAGGGAGTCGAAATAACATTATTTAAAATGTTCTCAGGTGGTCACTCCTGGCCGGGCGGAGAAAAAATCAGGAAGTTTGCTGATAACCCGGTTAAAAATGTTTCTGCTACTGATATTATTTGGGAATTTTTTAAGAGCAATCCAAAACGTTAA
- a CDS encoding DUF1846 domain-containing protein, which translates to MPRTLGFDNEKYLKEQTQEILKRVERFNNKLYLEFGGKLLYDYHAARVLPGFDKNVKMRLLQNLKENIDVILCIYAGDIERRKVRADFGITYDVDSLKTIDDFNEWGLDVKAVVITRYDNQNSAIAFKNKLERRGVKVITHKATKGYPTDVDLIVSAEGYGANEYIETSKPIVVVTGPGPGSGKLATCLSQLYHDYKRGLKAGYAKFETFPIWNLPLNHKVNIAYEAATIDLKDVNMLDHYHLEAYNQKTVNYNRDIEAFPLLKRIIEKITGETSFYNSPTDMGVNRAGFGIVNDETVQEAAHQEIIRRYFRCITEYALGLIEADLVNRSEMIMDNVGAKVEDRKTVTAAREAAQQSETTKNGYNGIFVGAAIELRDGTIITGKNSPILHATASLILNASKHLAGLPDNLHLLPRSIMNSLSYLKKDVLGGKDVSLDAEETLIALSISATSNPAAQMALEKMKEFEGCEVHLTHIPSPGDEAGLRKLGVHLTCDPDFSSKRLFIS; encoded by the coding sequence ATGCCTCGAACACTTGGATTTGATAACGAAAAATATCTTAAAGAACAAACTCAGGAAATTCTTAAAAGAGTTGAACGATTTAACAACAAACTTTATTTGGAATTTGGAGGAAAACTTCTTTACGATTATCACGCAGCACGCGTATTACCCGGATTTGATAAAAATGTTAAGATGAGACTGCTTCAAAATCTTAAAGAAAATATCGATGTAATTCTGTGTATTTATGCTGGTGATATTGAAAGAAGAAAAGTTCGTGCAGATTTTGGAATTACCTACGATGTTGATTCGCTTAAAACAATCGATGACTTTAATGAATGGGGTCTTGATGTAAAGGCAGTGGTAATTACCCGATATGATAACCAAAACTCTGCTATTGCATTTAAAAATAAGCTGGAAAGAAGAGGAGTAAAAGTAATTACACATAAAGCTACAAAAGGTTATCCCACAGATGTTGATTTAATAGTTAGTGCCGAAGGTTATGGCGCCAATGAATATATTGAAACCTCAAAACCGATTGTTGTTGTAACCGGTCCCGGACCAGGCAGCGGTAAACTTGCAACTTGTCTTAGCCAGCTTTATCACGACTATAAAAGAGGATTAAAAGCAGGATACGCTAAGTTTGAGACCTTCCCAATCTGGAATCTGCCGCTGAATCATAAAGTTAATATTGCCTATGAAGCCGCAACAATTGATTTGAAAGATGTCAATATGCTTGATCATTATCATCTGGAAGCTTATAATCAGAAGACAGTTAATTATAACAGAGATATAGAAGCATTTCCATTATTAAAAAGAATTATTGAAAAAATTACAGGAGAAACTTCTTTCTATAATTCTCCAACCGATATGGGAGTAAACAGGGCTGGGTTTGGGATTGTTAATGACGAAACAGTTCAAGAAGCGGCTCATCAGGAAATTATTCGAAGATATTTTAGATGTATAACCGAGTATGCTCTTGGTTTAATTGAAGCTGATTTAGTTAACCGCTCAGAAATGATTATGGATAATGTTGGGGCTAAGGTTGAAGATAGAAAAACTGTAACAGCTGCAAGAGAAGCAGCACAACAATCTGAAACAACAAAGAATGGTTATAATGGAATTTTTGTCGGTGCAGCAATTGAATTAAGAGATGGAACCATAATAACAGGAAAAAATTCACCTATATTGCATGCCACTGCAAGTCTTATTTTAAATGCTTCAAAACATCTTGCCGGTCTTCCTGATAATCTCCATCTTCTGCCAAGAAGTATAATGAACTCACTAAGCTATCTTAAAAAAGATGTTTTAGGCGGAAAGGATGTAAGTCTTGATGCAGAAGAAACTCTGATTGCATTAAGTATAAGTGCAACTTCAAATCCAGCAGCACAAATGGCTCTTGAAAAAATGAAAGAATTTGAAGGCTGTGAGGTTCATTTAACACATATACCTTCACCAGGAGATGAAGCCGGTCTTAGAAAGCTTGGTGTTCATCTTACCTGCGATCCGGATTTTTCATCAAAGCGGTTATTTATCAGTTAG
- a CDS encoding STAS domain-containing protein, whose amino-acid sequence MVHEMTEVKKNFLFGFEDYSKEVINDVLIEKVNFSRATFKEAQEFKDRLVYDILTNNLKIVIDLSSCEYIDSTFLGSLVVILKKMAERGGEIKYIIPQPSALYLFKITGLYGVLNLYRNKEEALESFA is encoded by the coding sequence GTGGTTCACGAAATGACAGAAGTAAAGAAAAATTTTCTATTTGGCTTTGAAGATTATTCTAAAGAAGTTATCAACGATGTGCTTATTGAAAAAGTTAATTTTTCAAGAGCAACTTTTAAAGAAGCTCAGGAATTCAAAGACAGATTAGTTTATGATATACTTACAAACAATTTAAAAATAGTCATAGATTTAAGTTCTTGTGAGTACATTGATTCAACCTTTTTAGGCTCTCTTGTTGTAATACTTAAAAAAATGGCAGAGCGAGGCGGAGAAATTAAATACATTATTCCTCAGCCCTCAGCCTTGTATTTATTTAAAATTACTGGTTTGTATGGTGTTCTGAATCTGTATCGGAACAAAGAAGAAGCCTTGGAAAGTTTTGCTTAA
- a CDS encoding EamA family transporter, with protein sequence MENNFKNPDTKYLSSAAVIIAASLWGVDGIVLRPSLYSLPVPLVVFVESAIVAILLTPFLIKRITPLKSLTAKDWIAFAGVALFGGAIGTMAITKALFYVNFVNLSVVILLQKLQPVFAISLATLLLKEKLPKEFFLWASLAIVGAYFMTFGLSSPNLSTGDKTTIAALFALLAAFSFSSSTVLSKRALRNVNYEMGTYLRFLFAAIIMLAIATTTGDISNLKDITTKQTIVFLIIAFTTGGSAIFLYYYGLKRISASVASICELAFPLTAVVLDYFVHDNILSPVQWIGTGVLIISILKVSGINITPRLNQKK encoded by the coding sequence TTGGAAAATAATTTTAAAAACCCTGATACAAAGTATCTTTCATCTGCAGCGGTGATAATAGCAGCCTCGCTTTGGGGAGTAGATGGAATAGTTTTACGTCCATCGCTTTATTCTTTGCCGGTTCCATTGGTTGTTTTTGTTGAAAGTGCGATAGTAGCAATATTATTAACGCCTTTTTTAATAAAAAGAATTACACCTTTGAAATCATTAACTGCCAAAGATTGGATCGCATTTGCCGGAGTAGCGCTTTTTGGCGGGGCAATAGGAACAATGGCAATTACCAAGGCACTTTTCTATGTAAACTTTGTAAATCTTTCTGTTGTTATTCTTTTGCAAAAGCTTCAACCCGTTTTTGCAATTTCACTTGCAACATTGTTATTAAAAGAAAAATTGCCAAAAGAGTTTTTTCTTTGGGCAAGCCTGGCAATAGTTGGCGCGTATTTTATGACTTTCGGTTTGTCATCTCCAAATTTATCAACCGGAGATAAAACAACAATAGCAGCATTATTTGCTTTGCTGGCTGCGTTTAGTTTTAGCTCTTCAACGGTGCTTAGTAAAAGAGCTTTAAGAAATGTTAATTATGAAATGGGTACATATCTTAGATTTTTATTTGCTGCTATTATTATGCTGGCAATTGCAACTACTACAGGTGATATTTCTAATTTAAAAGACATTACTACAAAACAAACCATTGTCTTTTTAATTATTGCTTTTACAACCGGAGGATCAGCGATATTTCTTTATTATTATGGATTAAAAAGAATTTCTGCCTCAGTTGCCTCAATATGTGAGCTTGCATTTCCATTAACTGCTGTTGTTCTTGATTATTTTGTCCATGATAATATTCTTTCGCCGGTTCAATGGATTGGTACAGGTGTTTTAATAATCAGCATTCTTAAAGTAAGCGGAATAAATATCACCCCAAGATTAAATCAAAAGAAATAG
- a CDS encoding sulfite exporter TauE/SafE family protein — protein MLFTYVGVFFIGIVVGFLGGLFGKGGSAVATPMLSLIGIPGFIAVAAPLPATIPGTLIASAEYWKSNLLDREIVLWSILIGVPATIVGSFLTEYTGALPLLIITGFLVLGFGLSFLLFPKEKSDNTTEDKSLNNKHRFSWYSRLILITLFIGLISGLLANSGGFLLAPSYARILNQPIKKAFACSLAVSAFLALPGTIVHAYLDHIDWIVTVILALGSVPFSMLGAKVAIRSKSSFLEKVYGLILTFLGVFFLIKLIIN, from the coding sequence GTGCTTTTTACTTATGTTGGTGTATTTTTTATTGGAATTGTAGTAGGGTTTCTTGGTGGTCTGTTCGGTAAAGGCGGCAGTGCAGTTGCAACACCGATGTTAAGCCTGATAGGAATTCCCGGCTTTATTGCCGTTGCTGCACCGCTTCCAGCAACTATACCAGGAACATTAATTGCATCAGCTGAATATTGGAAATCTAATCTGTTAGACAGAGAAATTGTTTTGTGGAGTATTTTGATCGGTGTGCCAGCAACAATAGTTGGTTCATTTCTTACAGAATATACCGGGGCATTACCTTTGTTAATAATTACTGGCTTTTTAGTACTCGGCTTTGGTTTGAGTTTTCTATTATTTCCAAAGGAAAAATCCGATAACACTACAGAAGATAAATCACTTAATAATAAGCACCGATTTTCCTGGTACAGCAGATTAATTCTGATAACTCTTTTTATTGGTTTGATATCTGGCTTATTGGCTAATTCGGGCGGATTTTTATTGGCACCAAGTTATGCACGCATATTGAATCAGCCGATTAAAAAAGCGTTTGCATGCTCACTTGCAGTCTCAGCATTTCTTGCCTTACCCGGAACAATAGTTCATGCTTATTTAGATCATATTGATTGGATTGTTACTGTAATTCTTGCTCTCGGCTCTGTTCCTTTTTCTATGCTGGGTGCTAAAGTTGCCATAAGATCCAAATCCAGCTTTCTTGAAAAAGTATATGGTTTGATATTGACTTTTCTTGGAGTATTTTTTCTTATAAAACTGATAATCAATTAA
- a CDS encoding DNA-3-methyladenine glycosylase I: protein MDKKTRCLWPAGDPLYIKYHDKEWGKPLHNDRKLFEFLVLEGFQAGLSWKTILYKRANFRKAFDNFDFNKIATYDKKKINSLMKDAGIIRNKLKIESAVQNARAFIKVRKEFGTFDKYIWAFVNNKPIRNNYKSVKEIPAKTELSDIISKDLKNRGFRFVGSTIVYAHMQATGMVNDHLVSCFRYNQL, encoded by the coding sequence ATGGATAAAAAAACAAGATGTCTTTGGCCAGCCGGCGATCCTTTATATATTAAATATCATGATAAAGAATGGGGAAAGCCTCTTCACAATGATAGAAAGTTATTTGAATTTCTCGTACTAGAGGGTTTTCAAGCAGGGCTAAGCTGGAAAACAATTCTTTACAAACGGGCAAACTTCCGCAAAGCATTTGATAATTTTGATTTTAATAAGATCGCCACATATGATAAAAAGAAAATTAATTCTTTAATGAAAGATGCGGGAATAATCCGGAACAAACTTAAAATTGAATCTGCTGTACAGAATGCAAGAGCTTTTATTAAAGTAAGAAAAGAATTCGGAACATTTGACAAATACATCTGGGCATTTGTTAATAACAAGCCAATACGAAATAATTACAAATCGGTAAAAGAAATACCTGCAAAAACTGAGCTTTCGGATATAATCAGTAAAGATTTAAAAAATCGTGGATTTAGGTTTGTAGGATCAACAATAGTTTATGCCCACATGCAGGCAACCGGAATGGTAAATGATCATTTGGTCAGCTGCTTCAGATACAATCAGCTTTGA
- a CDS encoding S9 family peptidase: MKSTTLFLLFILFMSGLNAQKKPFTIEEFYKIKSVGSPVLSNSGERIAYSVTEYDLPAAKTINTVYVMNKNGSSLISITDKLPGAYSPFWSVTDDLYLLSKGQLYKYSFETDKVVQLTDFYPGISAPVVSNDDRYVAFTADLFPECGVDNDCNKKLDESTSNGPVQAYIADNLMFRHWTEYKGEKETFLILYDMIEKKYETITSSDVLSGSYMLGGGPKYAFSPDSRILAYVSTPEKNIAASTNTDIYLLPIGSKEAVNITFANNAWDGTPVFSPDGNFIAYRTHTIPGFEADRFRVAVYDIKALQTQTLTEAFDYTTSDLSWSPDSKSIYFTANVQGYNPVFKVDAVSKVVTKITDDKAVRGYQISKDQQTVFLNFSSVDKPTEIYSYTLNSGVYSQITFYNKKISEDVDIRPAEQMWVDGADGVPIHVFVVKPHGFEEYKKYPLIINVHGGPQMQWMDSYRGDWQIYPGSGYVVAFLNPHGSTGYGSKFTEAISKDWGGKVYEDVMKVTEALEKLPYIDSDKMGAMGWSYGGYMMNWLQGHTKKFKCLASMMGVYDLESMWGATEELWFVNWDIGGQPWNSDLYAKYSPSNYVQNFSTPTLIITGEKDFRVPYTQSLQYFTTLQSLGIDSRLIVFKNDGHWPNSIKSMPLYYNAHLEWFHKYLGGNPAPYNSNEMVKNNIFK, from the coding sequence ATGAAAAGCACAACTCTATTTCTTTTGTTCATTTTATTTATGTCCGGATTAAATGCACAGAAGAAACCGTTTACTATTGAAGAATTTTACAAAATCAAATCAGTCGGCAGTCCTGTTCTTTCAAACTCAGGTGAAAGAATAGCTTATTCTGTAACCGAATACGATCTGCCTGCAGCTAAAACAATAAACACTGTTTATGTTATGAATAAAAACGGTTCATCGCTTATAAGCATAACTGACAAATTACCTGGTGCATATTCGCCATTCTGGTCTGTTACCGATGATCTTTATCTTTTAAGTAAAGGGCAGCTTTATAAATATTCGTTTGAAACAGATAAGGTTGTACAGCTAACTGATTTTTACCCCGGGATTTCAGCTCCTGTAGTTTCCAACGATGATAGATATGTTGCATTTACTGCCGATCTTTTCCCTGAATGCGGTGTTGATAATGATTGTAATAAAAAATTAGATGAGTCCACTTCAAATGGACCTGTTCAAGCTTATATTGCAGATAATCTGATGTTCAGACATTGGACTGAATATAAAGGCGAAAAAGAGACCTTTCTGATTTTATACGATATGATTGAAAAAAAATATGAAACAATAACAAGCAGCGATGTCTTATCAGGTAGCTATATGCTTGGCGGCGGTCCTAAGTATGCATTCTCACCGGACAGCAGAATACTTGCTTATGTTTCAACGCCCGAAAAAAATATTGCAGCATCAACTAATACAGATATTTATTTGCTTCCAATTGGAAGTAAAGAAGCAGTTAACATCACATTTGCTAATAATGCATGGGATGGTACGCCGGTTTTTTCACCCGATGGAAATTTTATCGCTTATAGAACACATACTATTCCGGGATTTGAAGCAGACAGATTCAGAGTAGCGGTATATGATATCAAAGCTTTACAAACACAAACCCTTACAGAAGCGTTTGATTATACAACAAGCGATTTATCATGGTCGCCGGATTCTAAATCAATTTATTTTACTGCAAATGTTCAGGGTTATAATCCGGTTTTTAAAGTGGACGCTGTTTCAAAAGTTGTTACTAAAATTACAGACGATAAAGCTGTCCGCGGTTATCAGATCAGCAAAGATCAGCAGACAGTATTCTTAAATTTTTCCAGTGTTGATAAGCCCACCGAAATATATTCATATACTTTAAACAGCGGAGTTTACTCTCAAATTACTTTTTACAATAAAAAAATATCCGAAGATGTTGATATCAGACCTGCAGAACAAATGTGGGTTGATGGTGCAGACGGAGTTCCAATTCATGTATTCGTTGTTAAACCGCACGGCTTTGAAGAATATAAAAAATATCCATTAATAATAAACGTACACGGTGGTCCTCAAATGCAATGGATGGATTCTTACCGCGGTGACTGGCAGATTTATCCGGGCTCCGGATATGTAGTTGCATTTCTTAATCCGCATGGATCTACTGGATACGGAAGCAAATTCACCGAAGCAATTTCAAAAGATTGGGGAGGCAAAGTTTACGAAGACGTAATGAAAGTAACTGAGGCGCTTGAAAAACTACCTTATATAGATAGTGATAAAATGGGTGCAATGGGATGGTCTTATGGCGGTTATATGATGAACTGGCTGCAGGGACATACAAAAAAATTCAAATGTCTTGCCTCTATGATGGGAGTGTACGATCTTGAATCTATGTGGGGCGCTACCGAAGAATTGTGGTTTGTAAATTGGGATATAGGCGGACAGCCTTGGAATTCAGATTTGTACGCTAAGTATTCTCCTTCAAATTATGTTCAGAATTTTTCTACACCTACTCTAATAATTACAGGCGAAAAAGATTTTCGTGTGCCTTATACACAAAGCCTACAATACTTTACTACACTACAATCATTGGGTATTGACAGCAGGTTAATTGTGTTTAAGAATGACGGGCACTGGCCAAATAGTATTAAGTCGATGCCGCTTTATTATAACGCACATCTTGAGTGGTTTCATAAATATCTTGGAGGAAATCCTGCTCCATATAATTCAAATGAAATGGTAAAGAACAATATCTTTAAATAA